A window of the Budorcas taxicolor isolate Tak-1 chromosome 8, Takin1.1, whole genome shotgun sequence genome harbors these coding sequences:
- the ACTL7B gene encoding actin-like protein 7B produces MATRNSPSPKPMGTAQGDPGEAGTLPGPDAGIRDTSSATPLKMKPKKVRKIKALIIDLGSQYCKCGYAGEPRPTYFISSTVGKRYSEAADSGDTRKDTYVGHELLNMEAPLKLINPLKYGIVVDWDCIQSIWEYIFHTAMKILPEEHAVLVSDTPLSPTSNREKYAELLFETFGIPAMHVTSQSLLSIYSYGKTSGLVVESGHGVSHVVPISEGDVLPGLSSRADYAGSDLTNYLLQLLNEAGHKFTDDHLHIIEHIKKKCCYSALKPEEELSLCLEDLRVDYELPDGKLITIGQERFQCAEMLFKPTLVGSNQPGLPALTAACLNRCQEAGFKEEMAANVLLCGGCTMLDGFPERFQRELSLLCPGDSPAVAAAPERKTSVWTGGSILASLQAFQQLWVSKEEFEERGSAAIYSKC; encoded by the coding sequence ATGGCGACAAGGAACAGCCCTAGCCCCAAGCCGATGGGCACGGCTCAGGGGGACCCAGGAGAGGCAGGCACACTGCCAGGTCCTGATGCTGGCATCCGGGATACAAGTTCGGCCACTCCGCTGAAGATGAAGCCCAAGAAGGTGCGCAAGATCAAGGCGCTCATCATTGACCTGGGCTCCCAGTACTGTAAGTGTGGCTACGCGGGTGAGCCGAGGCCCACCTACTTCATCTCCTCCACGGTGGGCAAGCGCTACTCAGAGGCGGCCGACTCAGGGGACACCCGCAAGGATACCTACGTGGGCCACGAGCTGCTCAACATGGAGGCGCCTCTGAAGCTGATCAACCCGCTCAAATATGGCATCGTGGTGGACTGGGACTGCATCCAGAGCATCTGGGAGTACATCTTCCACACGGCCATGAAGATCCTCCCCGAGGAGCATGCTGTGCTGGTCTCTGACACCCCGCTCAGCCCCACGAGCAACCGGGAGAAGTATGCGGAGCTGCTGTTCGAGACCTTTGGCATCCCTGCCATGCACGTGACGTCCCAGTCGCTGCTGTCCATCTACTCCTATGGCAAGACCTCTGGGCTGGTGGTAGAGAGCGGGCATGGTGTCTCACATGTGGTGCCCATCTCTGAGGGCGACGTGCTGCCCGGCCTGAGCAGTCGAGCCGACTACGCGGGCAGCGACCTCACCAACTACCTGCTGCAGCTGCTCAACGAGGCCGGCCACAAGTTCACTGACGACCACCTGCACATCATCGAGCACATCAAGAAGAAGTGCTGCTACTCGGCCCTCAAGCCCGAGGAAGAGCTCAGCCTGTGCCTGGAGGATCTGCGCGTGGACTACGAGCTCCCAGATGGCAAGCTCATCACCATCGGCCAGGAGCGCTTCCAGTGCGCCGAGATGCTCTTCAAGCCCACCCTGGTAGGCAGCAACCAGCCTGGTCTCCCCGCACTCACCGCTGCCTGCCTGAACCGCTGCCAGGAGGCGGGCTTCAAGGAGGAGATGGCTGCCAACGTGCTGCTGTGCGGCGGCTGCACCATGCTGGACGGCTTCCCCGAGCGCTTCCAGAGGGAGCTGAGCCTCCTCTGCCCCGGGGACAGCCCTGCAGTGGCCGCGGCTCCCGAGAGGAAGACCTCTGTGTGGACCGGCGGCTCCATCCTGGCCTCCCTGCAGGCCTTCCAGCAGCTCTGGGTCAGCAAGGAAGAGTTTGAGGAGCGGGGCAGTGCGGCCATCTACAGCAAGTGCTGA